A window from Pseudomonas campi encodes these proteins:
- a CDS encoding transglutaminase-like domain-containing protein: protein MQACLQPARFVDSDHPLVVEFSETWRGASADPREQAVSLYYAVRDQIRYNPYSFSRDPETLKASHALAAGESYCVPKALLLAACARHCGIPARIGLADVRNHLSSPRLLQILRSEVFAMHGYTELLLDGRWVKATPAFNLALCRVFKVAPLEFDGCTDSVFHPFNQQGERYMEYLADHGQFDDLPEALFFAHLQHCYPHLFAADSAFLRGDLQAEVAAMQAIDS from the coding sequence ATGCAAGCCTGTCTGCAACCTGCTCGCTTCGTTGATAGTGACCACCCCCTGGTAGTCGAGTTCAGCGAAACCTGGCGCGGCGCCAGCGCTGATCCGCGCGAGCAGGCGGTTAGCCTGTATTACGCGGTGCGTGACCAGATCCGCTACAACCCCTACAGCTTCAGTCGCGATCCCGAAACCCTGAAAGCCAGCCATGCGCTGGCCGCCGGCGAATCCTACTGCGTGCCCAAGGCCCTGCTGCTGGCGGCCTGCGCCCGGCATTGCGGCATCCCGGCCCGCATCGGTCTGGCCGATGTGCGCAATCACCTGTCCAGCCCGCGCCTGCTGCAGATACTGCGTAGCGAAGTGTTTGCCATGCATGGCTACACCGAACTGCTGCTCGACGGGCGCTGGGTCAAGGCCACACCGGCGTTCAATCTGGCCCTGTGTCGAGTGTTCAAGGTGGCGCCGCTGGAGTTCGATGGGTGCACGGACAGTGTGTTCCACCCATTCAACCAGCAGGGCGAGCGCTACATGGAATACCTGGCCGATCACGGCCAGTTCGACGACCTGCCGGAAGCGCTGTTCTTCGCCCATCTGCAGCACTGCTACCCGCATCTGTTCGCCGCCGATTCGGCGTTTCTACGCGGCGATCTGCAGGCCGAAGTGGCCGCCATGCAGGCTATCGATAGTTAA
- a CDS encoding acyl-CoA dehydrogenase, translating to MLVVWLFVLLLGVAWLAHRRSAPLSILAASAVYLLVMQGFSRAPGWLMLVLWLPVLATGAFLLLPELRRKLFTTPLFAWLQTAMPPMSATERDAIEAGSVWWDGQLFSGRPDWQTLLDYPKAELSEEEQAFIDGPTEQLCAMVSDWQIGQQLDLPEQAWQHIKEQGFFALIIPKQYGGKGFSAYAHSQVAMKLATRSGDLASTVMVPNSLGPAELLLHYGTEEQRNHYLPRLARGEEIPCFALTGPLAGSDAGAMPDVGIICKGQWQGKEVIGLRLTWEKRYITLGPVATLLGLAFKAYDPEHLLGEQEDLGISLALVPTATPGVAIGRRHLPLGAAFMNGPNSGKDVFIPLDFLIGGQAMLGKGWMMLMNCLSVGRSISLPAVGTGAAKACSLVTGQYARIREQFDVPLAAFEGIQEALAQIGGNAWLMDSARILTASAVDLGEKPSVLSAILKYHLTERGRACIGHAMDVHGGKGIIMGPNNYLARSWQAAPIFITVEGANILSRNLMIFGQGAIRCHPYVLQEMTLAGREDSDQALLEFDPLLLQHIGFACSNAASSLLLGLGLGRFSDVPGDNLSRPYFRALNRLAAAFALLADVSMLLLGGELKRRERLSARLGDILSHLYLASAALKRYHDLGSPEYLQPLLRWALEESLGQAEQALDGLLSNFPQRSLACLLRVLAMPLGRRHKGPSDALDAEVAALIGRARGDAALEELLRGCYRPQHADDPVGALQQAADLLDATHGLQKKLRQALKDDQVRPAPGENPIDAAQRSGLFSAAETQSLHAAEQARRKVIDVDDFSQDELKLSAGKVR from the coding sequence ATGCTGGTTGTCTGGCTTTTCGTTCTGCTGCTCGGCGTGGCCTGGTTGGCCCATCGACGCAGTGCCCCCCTGTCCATACTCGCCGCCAGTGCCGTCTACCTGCTGGTCATGCAGGGTTTCAGCCGCGCGCCGGGCTGGCTGATGCTGGTGCTGTGGCTACCCGTACTGGCGACAGGCGCCTTCCTGCTGCTGCCGGAGCTGCGCCGTAAACTCTTCACGACGCCACTGTTCGCCTGGCTGCAAACCGCAATGCCACCCATGTCGGCAACCGAACGCGATGCCATCGAGGCCGGCAGCGTGTGGTGGGATGGCCAGTTGTTCAGCGGTCGGCCCGACTGGCAAACCCTGCTCGATTACCCCAAGGCCGAGCTGAGCGAGGAAGAACAGGCCTTTATCGACGGCCCTACCGAACAACTGTGCGCCATGGTCAGCGACTGGCAGATCGGCCAGCAGCTGGACCTGCCGGAGCAGGCCTGGCAGCACATCAAGGAGCAGGGCTTCTTCGCCCTGATCATTCCCAAGCAATACGGCGGCAAGGGCTTCTCGGCCTACGCCCACTCACAAGTCGCGATGAAACTGGCGACCCGCAGCGGCGACCTGGCCTCCACCGTGATGGTGCCCAACTCTCTCGGCCCGGCCGAACTGCTGCTGCATTACGGTACCGAAGAGCAACGCAACCACTACCTGCCGCGCCTGGCCCGCGGCGAGGAGATCCCCTGCTTCGCCCTCACCGGCCCGCTGGCCGGCTCCGATGCCGGCGCCATGCCGGACGTCGGCATCATCTGCAAGGGCCAGTGGCAGGGCAAGGAAGTCATTGGCCTGCGCCTGACCTGGGAGAAGCGCTACATCACCCTGGGCCCGGTCGCCACCCTGCTCGGCCTGGCCTTCAAGGCCTACGACCCTGAGCACCTGCTCGGCGAGCAGGAAGACCTCGGCATCAGCCTGGCCCTGGTGCCCACGGCGACCCCCGGCGTGGCAATCGGCCGGCGCCACCTGCCCCTGGGCGCGGCCTTCATGAACGGCCCCAACTCGGGCAAGGACGTGTTCATACCGCTGGACTTCCTCATCGGTGGCCAGGCCATGCTCGGCAAGGGCTGGATGATGCTGATGAACTGCCTGTCGGTCGGTCGCTCGATTTCCCTGCCCGCCGTCGGCACCGGTGCGGCCAAGGCCTGCAGCCTGGTGACCGGGCAATACGCGCGCATTCGCGAACAGTTCGACGTGCCGCTGGCCGCCTTCGAAGGGATCCAGGAGGCCCTGGCGCAGATCGGCGGCAATGCCTGGTTGATGGACAGCGCGCGCATCCTCACCGCCAGCGCGGTGGATCTGGGCGAGAAACCCTCGGTGCTGTCGGCCATCCTCAAGTACCACCTGACCGAGCGCGGCCGCGCGTGCATCGGCCACGCCATGGACGTGCACGGCGGCAAGGGCATCATCATGGGGCCGAACAATTACCTGGCGCGCTCCTGGCAGGCCGCGCCCATCTTCATCACCGTGGAAGGTGCCAACATCCTTTCCCGCAACCTGATGATCTTCGGCCAGGGCGCAATTCGCTGCCATCCCTACGTGCTCCAGGAAATGACCCTGGCCGGCCGCGAGGACAGTGACCAGGCCCTGCTGGAGTTCGACCCGCTGCTGCTGCAACACATCGGCTTCGCCTGCAGCAATGCCGCCAGCAGCCTGCTGCTCGGCCTGGGCCTGGGCCGTTTCAGCGACGTACCGGGAGACAACCTCAGCCGCCCCTACTTCCGCGCATTGAACCGCCTGGCTGCTGCCTTTGCCCTGCTCGCCGATGTCAGCATGCTGCTGCTCGGCGGCGAGCTGAAACGCCGCGAACGCCTGTCGGCACGCCTCGGCGACATCCTCAGCCACCTTTACCTGGCCAGCGCCGCACTCAAGCGCTATCACGACCTCGGCTCTCCCGAATACCTGCAGCCCCTGCTGCGCTGGGCCCTGGAAGAAAGCCTCGGCCAGGCCGAACAGGCGCTGGATGGGCTGCTCAGCAACTTTCCGCAACGCAGCCTCGCCTGCCTGTTGCGGGTCCTGGCCATGCCCCTCGGCCGCCGCCACAAAGGGCCATCCGATGCGCTGGACGCGGAAGTCGCCGCCCTTATCGGCCGCGCGCGTGGCGATGCGGCGCTGGAGGAACTGCTGAGGGGCTGCTACCGCCCGCAGCATGCCGATGACCCGGTCGGCGCCCTGCAACAGGCCGCCGACTTACTGGATGCCACCCACGGCCTGCAGAAGAAGCTGCGCCAGGCCCTCAAGGACGATCAGGTGCGGCCCGCACCGGGGGAAAACCCGATCGACGCCGCCCAGCGCAGTGGCTTGTTCAGCGCCGCAGAGACACAGAGCCTGCACGCGGCGGAACAGGCGCGGCGCAAGGTGATAGACGTGGACGACTTCAGCCAGGACGAACTCAAGCTCAGCGCAGGCAAGGTGCGTTAG